TTTCCGTGCGTATTCGTTTTTCCATTGAAAAATGAATATTGCCGTCTGGGTGATACATGAATTTTACTGTTTCGTTGGTAACCTTACCCCCATTACCCAAATCAACTTTCTGAACATCTGATTTATTCCTATCGATTAAAGATTCAGATAAAATACCTGGAACTGACATTTCTGGAAAAACAAAAAAAACACTATTATCCTTGAGAAAACCCAACTTCCCTAACTTTTTAAAACCATTACCACTTGTTAAAAGCAGATATATTTCGTCTGACTGAATTTGTTTTATCATTTCAAAAGTTAAAAATCAATATTTTTATCTATCATAATCATTTGGTTAAAATATTTTTCTAATAATCAGTATTAAAAATATTTTTTAATCAAATACACATTATATTTGCTAAAAAAATTGGGATGACTTTGATCTTTCAAGAATATTATCTAATAATTAATGTTAAAACTTTTTAAGTCCTGCCTCACGTTTTCTTCCCCTAAAAAATCTGATGCTTTTTTAAAATCTTTTATTGCTTTTTCTTTATCACCTTTTTTATAATATGCAACTCCTCGGAAAAAATAGTTACTCCCACTTGAAGGAGAATTTAATTCAATTGCTCTTGTATAATCTTCTATTGCTTCTTCATATAAGCTTTGCTCAGAATAAGCATCGCCACGAATGCTATATGCTATCGCAAATTTTGGATTTAATTTAATTAATTTACTAAAATCTTTTATTGCATCGACGTATAACTTTTTTCTCTCATAAACAAGCCCACGCATTCGGTAAGATTCTGCATTTTTTGGATTTATTTCAATTACTTTTGTGTAATTTTCTATTGCTTTATCATATAAGTCCTTTTCAAAATAAGCAAAACCTCTCATAATGTAGGCTTCAATATATTTTGGATCCAATTCTATTGCCTTATCGTACTCCTCTATTGCTATATCTAAATCTGAGTCAAGTAGTACTTCATTCCCTTTATTTAACCATTGATAAGCGGTTAAATTATCGGTTGGGTTAACTTTTACTTCTTCTTTTTCTTTTTCACCCAGGACTATTTTCAAACTATCCATTAAACTAAAGGCAATTTCATCTTGAAGTTTAAAAATATCAGAAATGTTTCCGTTTGCTTCTGCTGTGTCTATTACTTTTCGGGTCTGAACATCCACAAATCTCGCGGTAATTCTTAATTTTTCTCCCATTACCTGAAAAGAACCGAAAACTAATACATCGGCGCCATACATTTTACCCATTTTAACTGCGGTTTTTTCATCAACAGCACCTGAATATTGGAATTTGATTTCTTCTAATATTTTGGATAATTGTTCTCTTTCAAGTACGGTTATTTCTTTTACTTTAACAAGTTTTGTAGTTAAAGTTTCTGAAAAACCCGCGCCTATCCAGTTTTTTTCCTTATCGCCGCTTATATTTTGAAAAGGAATTACTGCAATATTTTTTGAAAATACAGGACAAGTTAAAAATAAGAAAATAATAGTTAAAAATATTTTTTTCATAAAAAATCTATCTTTTTTCGTTTTGATTCGGGTGGATTTATTAACGCTTTTACTGCTCTTTGTTTAGCAGTTCTTTTAATTTCTTTTCAAGCAATTTCTTTTCCGGCAAATATAACTGGTACTTTGAAACGAATAATTTATTAGAAATATTCCCTAAAGCATATTCTACAAGAACATCGTCTTTATCAGCCGCAAGTATTATTCCGATAGGCTCATTATCCCCTTGTGTCATTTCTTCTTTTTTGAAGTAATTCAGATACATATTCATTTGTCCGATATCAATGTGGTTAACATGCCCTATTTTTAAATCAATCAAAACAAAACATTTAAGAATTCTGTGATAAAAAACAAGGTCTACATAATAATGCTTACTGCTGAAACTTAAACGGTATTGTCTGCCTATAAAGGCAAAACCTTTACCTAATTCAAGAAGAAACATTTGAATATTGTCTATGATTTTTCGTTCAAGTTCTTTTTCGGAATATTTATGACTTTGAGGAATATTAAGAAATTCAAGCACATATGGTTCTTTTATGATATCTTTTTCATTTTCTACTATGTGTCCTTTATTGGACATATCAAGCACGGCTTTTTTCTTTTTGCTTAGCGCAAGACGTTCAAAAAGCATGGAATTTACCTGGCGTTCAAGTTCACGTACCGACCAGTTTTCCTTAACTGATTGTTGCATATAAAATCCTCGAGCCAAGTCATTTCCAACACTCAACAATAAAACATAGTGACTCCATGTTAATTTGGCAGACAGTGTCTGCCGAATCGGATACACAAGATAAAATCGCCTCATATCCAATACATTTCTTCTACTAAAACCTTTCCCGTATTTGGTGCGCAAATCGGACGAAAGCCGGTTTAACAATTCTGAACCATATTCTGCGTGTTCATTTCCTTTTTGTTCATATTCCACAATTTCTCTGCCAATATCCCAATAAGTTTCAACAAGAATATTATTAACTTGAGAATATGCTCGCTGACGACCCTGGTTAAGTAATTCTCCAATACTTTTAATAAGTGTCTGATAATGTTGTGTTTGAACGTTTTTTGTCATACTCAATCTTGTGTAACGTTTTTATTTCTTCCCAATATATACACTATGCGCCAAACCAGGAGGCATAAAAATAAAAGTGCTACTACATTTGTTATCCAACCGTCGAATATGCCCATCTCGTATGGATAACCCTCGTAACCATAACTGGCGAGTGTTTTAGATGTGAAAATAACGCTTAAAAACGGGAGGACTTTTTCTATGAGCCCGCCTTTATAAACGAGTAATGACCAGAAAAGCCAGAATAAAATAGTAATCCCAAAAAGCGTAAGAACAACCATAGAAGCAATGTGAACGGGGTCATAAATTGGTTCGTTAGGGTCTTCTTCATCAGAAAAAATGCTTTGTAAATATAACCAAGTTTTTTTTAAAAATTCTTTCATGTTAATTAGCCTCCGACAACGGAAGCAGAGCAAGCTCTGCGACTACAAAAACCAACGAATATTCCTAATTTATTCAACACAATTAATTAGGGTGCCGATTTTTTCTATTTTTACTTCTATTTTATCGCCGGTTTTCACGGGACCTATACCTGAAGGGGTTCCGGTTGCTATTACATCGTATTTTTCAAGTGTCATAATTTTTGATATGAACGAAACGAGTTCTTCGACTTTAAAAATAAGATTTTTTGTATTGGAAGATTGTTTTAATTCGCCGTTCAGGAAAAGTTCAATATTCAGATTATTCGGATTTGCAATCCCGGAAACGATGTGCGGTCCGATTGGACAAAATGTGTCAAATGATTTCGCTCTTGTCCATTGGCCGTCTTTTCTTTGCAAGTCCCGCGCTGTAACATCATTAACGCAGGTATATCCGAGAATATATTTCTTGGCTTCTTTTTCTGAAATATTTTTGCATTGTTTTCCGATAACTATACCCAATTCTGCTTCGTAATCAACCTGTTTGGACATCTTCGGGTATTTTATTTTTTGGTTGTTCCAGATTACGGATGTTACCGGTTTAATAAATATTATAGGTTCATCCGGAAGTTTCATTTTTAATTCTGTCGCATGATTAATGTAGTTTAACCCGACAGCAACAACTTTTGATGGTTTCTTTGTAAATTTATAAATCATAATAAGGACTTTATATTTCCCCTCATCTTTCATCTTCTCCCACAGGGGGAGAAGAAAGAACTGCTTTTTCCATTTATTACAATCCTAATACGTTTTGCATACTGTAAAGACCGGGTTTCTTTCCGGAAAGCCATTTTGCGGCTTTAACAGCACCTACTGCGAATGTTTCACGGGAATGTGCTTTGTGGACAACTTCAACCTGCTCGCCGGCTCCTGCAAAAATTACAGTATGGTCACCGACTATATCACCGGCACGCACAGAATGGATTCCAATTTCCTTTTTACGCAGGCCCACGTTACCAAACCTGCCGTAAACTTTTGATAATTTGAGTTTTTTAGAAATAATATCTGCGAGTTTCAGTGCTGTGCCTGACGGTGAGTCCTTCTTCTGATTGTGATGTGCTTCAATAATTTCAACATCATAGTCAGGTAAAACATCCGCTATTTCATTAACCAGTTTGAATAACAAATTTACACCAATAGACATATTAGGACTAAAAATAATCGGGATTTCATTAGAAGTATTCTCTATCTTCTTAATTCCGCTTTCTGAAATTCCTGTTGTCCCGATAACGAGCGCTTTTTTGTTTACACGCACAATTTCTAAATGCTCTAACGTTGCATCCGGAGATGTAAAATCAATTATTACATCCGATAATTTTACAGCTGCATCAAAATTATCTGTAATTTTAATCTTGTCAATTGTTTGACCGATAGCGGGATGCCCCTGTGATTCTATTGCACCTGACAAAACAAAACTGCCGTCAGCAAGCGCTCTTTCAATAATCATTTTCCCCATTTTCCCGGCAGCACCACAAACAGTAAGTTTCAGCATAATATTCTCCTAATTTGATTATCTATTAAGTAATCTATGTTTTAGACCTGACCGCTAAAAATCTTATAATCCCCCTCATCTTTTATCTTCTCCCCTATGGGGAGAAGAAAGAGTTGAGGGGTTCTTTCAATTCGGTCAAAAATATCTTAAATATAAATACACATTACAAAGCGCTACAACTATTACCATTGCGGGGAATGCATATTTACAATATCTAGGCCAGCCGACTTTATAACCTTTCTTTTCTGCAATTGCAATTCCAACAACATTTGCTGAGGCACCAATCGGTGTACCATTACCGCCTATATCAGTCCCTAATGCAAGCGCCCAGCTTAACGACCCTAAAGGGATCCCTGTT
The genomic region above belongs to Elusimicrobiota bacterium and contains:
- a CDS encoding tetratricopeptide repeat protein; the protein is MKKIFLTIIFLFLTCPVFSKNIAVIPFQNISGDKEKNWIGAGFSETLTTKLVKVKEITVLEREQLSKILEEIKFQYSGAVDEKTAVKMGKMYGADVLVFGSFQVMGEKLRITARFVDVQTRKVIDTAEANGNISDIFKLQDEIAFSLMDSLKIVLGEKEKEEVKVNPTDNLTAYQWLNKGNEVLLDSDLDIAIEEYDKAIELDPKYIEAYIMRGFAYFEKDLYDKAIENYTKVIEINPKNAESYRMRGLVYERKKLYVDAIKDFSKLIKLNPKFAIAYSIRGDAYSEQSLYEEAIEDYTRAIELNSPSSGSNYFFRGVAYYKKGDKEKAIKDFKKASDFLGEENVRQDLKSFNINY
- a CDS encoding PDDEXK nuclease domain-containing protein, yielding MTKNVQTQHYQTLIKSIGELLNQGRQRAYSQVNNILVETYWDIGREIVEYEQKGNEHAEYGSELLNRLSSDLRTKYGKGFSRRNVLDMRRFYLVYPIRQTLSAKLTWSHYVLLLSVGNDLARGFYMQQSVKENWSVRELERQVNSMLFERLALSKKKKAVLDMSNKGHIVENEKDIIKEPYVLEFLNIPQSHKYSEKELERKIIDNIQMFLLELGKGFAFIGRQYRLSFSSKHYYVDLVFYHRILKCFVLIDLKIGHVNHIDIGQMNMYLNYFKKEEMTQGDNEPIGIILAADKDDVLVEYALGNISNKLFVSKYQLYLPEKKLLEKKLKELLNKEQ
- a CDS encoding fumarylacetoacetate hydrolase family protein, with translation MKDEGKYKVLIMIYKFTKKPSKVVAVGLNYINHATELKMKLPDEPIIFIKPVTSVIWNNQKIKYPKMSKQVDYEAELGIVIGKQCKNISEKEAKKYILGYTCVNDVTARDLQRKDGQWTRAKSFDTFCPIGPHIVSGIANPNNLNIELFLNGELKQSSNTKNLIFKVEELVSFISKIMTLEKYDVIATGTPSGIGPVKTGDKIEVKIEKIGTLINCVE
- the dapB gene encoding 4-hydroxy-tetrahydrodipicolinate reductase, whose amino-acid sequence is MLKLTVCGAAGKMGKMIIERALADGSFVLSGAIESQGHPAIGQTIDKIKITDNFDAAVKLSDVIIDFTSPDATLEHLEIVRVNKKALVIGTTGISESGIKKIENTSNEIPIIFSPNMSIGVNLLFKLVNEIADVLPDYDVEIIEAHHNQKKDSPSGTALKLADIISKKLKLSKVYGRFGNVGLRKKEIGIHSVRAGDIVGDHTVIFAGAGEQVEVVHKAHSRETFAVGAVKAAKWLSGKKPGLYSMQNVLGL